The bacterium genome window below encodes:
- a CDS encoding C25 family cysteine peptidase: MRQLFVLLALVTVPLMAGTVTRTVSFDRGDLLISQQNGYDNIALRGGVTIVQPGAPRVPRVVEALVIPSGAVPTGVEVLSEEWTTLPGTYKVGPAQPDAPLPVAGRPGAGMPKHYGPDPAIYGSSTPYPSTTVRLSGSGTMAGYSIAHVEIHPVRYIPTSGVLQVLSRISYRLTYEDGMSAAVATAKQRMQFGDVVRTMVRNPNDVDRCAPAVRPAASLSLPSGHYDYVVITDATQDTVFWRLANWKTQKGVNAKVVRVDSIYASYSGYDNQEKIRNFIKDAYATWGTMYVLLGGQGDYATSGQNIIPTRKCWYVVVDGNDNDTMPCDLYYGGLNGNWDANGNHVYGETGDSTDMYADVYVGRAPTYNVATAQTFVNKVIKYEQNPPTGFIKKMILPTGILWSSYEERPGQESIARMTPSGWSDQKLYERAGTLSHDAVRDSVNAGVGMGHWIGHGNESGIYLNGGTVPFFVSDDADTLHNGDKTGIAVSIACDCGAWDWVPGGDCLAEHMVMRSGGGFIAAIMNTRYGWGATDQGGNYVFGPSERLDTTFYAGVLEYNKPHIGQSLARAKACWAPYADSLYQYDMQRYNIYDLNLIGDPETPLWTAEPTPLTVSHAQVINIGNNIPFPVTVTASGSAVESALVYCRKSTEVDVKGYTNASGQVTLYVSPQTPGQMFVTVNAHNHYIYQDTVTVISSTRYVSYLRSSVSDPTPGGNNDSILNPGETVKIPTWVKNWGQQTANSVTGKLRTFNPNAQITDSVKTFGNIPAGESVSTGSNGYGLHVSSGLANGYAVVCSLYCTDTLHSTWVSTVTLTVGTPVLSERAVTVADTAHGDNHNGRLDPNETADLIVSVANSGLGHGYNCHATLRSGDSRLTVLDSTGTWGYVRRGDSASDNADRFTVHADKSILPETPVTCTLHYYADGGYTRTEPFTIVVGQTLMTDPVPDGPRTPIAYYAYDECDTGYAEHPTYNWVEVSGVGTRMSFVQNDTVNLFSLPAAFGPFKFYGQRYTQLGISADGWIACGNYIDGNFTNEQLPSSSAPRAAMFLNWDDLDPATDGSGYVYTYHDTANHQLIIEYDSVAYYGTSTVDKFEVILYDTTRATSSGDNAFLVQYQTDNGGYASSTLGIQDQTQAIGIQNLYNGTYHKACEPIAAGRAILYTTDQPTAAVADQQSAASLPVKLTLGVFPNPLRSRATIAYALPAAGHVSIKVYDASGRVVRDLLGKNVAAGRYSVTWDRSAANGKRVAAGVYFCKLATPAGTRQQKLVVPE; the protein is encoded by the coding sequence ATGAGACAATTGTTCGTGTTGCTGGCTTTGGTCACTGTCCCGCTGATGGCCGGAACGGTGACGAGGACTGTGAGTTTCGACAGAGGTGACTTGCTCATCTCTCAGCAGAATGGCTATGACAATATCGCGCTACGCGGCGGTGTGACGATAGTCCAGCCCGGAGCGCCGCGCGTGCCGCGAGTGGTCGAGGCGCTGGTGATTCCTTCCGGCGCAGTGCCGACCGGCGTGGAGGTTCTGTCCGAAGAGTGGACGACGCTGCCCGGGACGTACAAAGTCGGCCCGGCACAGCCGGACGCGCCGCTGCCGGTCGCCGGAAGACCAGGGGCAGGGATGCCGAAGCACTATGGCCCCGACCCGGCGATTTATGGTTCGAGCACGCCGTATCCGAGCACGACGGTGCGGCTGTCCGGCTCGGGCACGATGGCCGGATACAGCATCGCGCATGTCGAAATACACCCGGTGCGGTACATCCCCACCAGCGGAGTGCTGCAGGTGTTGTCGAGGATCAGCTACCGCCTTACGTATGAGGACGGGATGTCCGCAGCCGTGGCGACCGCGAAGCAGCGGATGCAGTTCGGCGACGTAGTCCGAACCATGGTGAGGAACCCGAACGACGTTGACCGGTGCGCGCCCGCGGTGCGGCCGGCTGCGTCGCTCTCGCTTCCGTCCGGCCACTACGATTACGTCGTCATTACCGACGCGACTCAGGATACGGTTTTCTGGCGCCTGGCCAATTGGAAGACGCAGAAGGGCGTGAACGCCAAGGTAGTGAGAGTCGACTCGATTTACGCGAGCTACTCGGGCTACGACAACCAGGAGAAGATTCGCAACTTCATCAAGGACGCGTATGCGACGTGGGGCACGATGTACGTGCTTCTGGGCGGCCAGGGCGATTACGCGACCAGCGGGCAGAACATCATCCCGACCCGCAAGTGCTGGTACGTGGTCGTCGATGGCAACGACAACGATACGATGCCCTGCGACCTCTACTACGGTGGGCTGAACGGCAACTGGGACGCGAACGGCAATCACGTCTATGGCGAGACCGGGGATTCGACCGACATGTACGCCGACGTGTACGTGGGCCGGGCCCCGACCTACAACGTGGCGACAGCTCAGACTTTCGTCAATAAGGTCATCAAGTACGAGCAGAACCCGCCGACCGGCTTCATCAAGAAGATGATTCTGCCGACCGGCATCCTCTGGAGCAGCTACGAAGAAAGACCGGGCCAGGAGTCCATCGCCCGGATGACGCCGTCCGGCTGGTCCGATCAGAAGCTTTACGAGCGGGCCGGAACGCTTTCTCACGATGCCGTCAGGGACTCAGTGAACGCCGGGGTCGGTATGGGACACTGGATCGGTCACGGCAACGAGAGCGGCATCTACCTGAACGGCGGCACGGTGCCGTTCTTCGTGTCCGACGACGCCGACACTCTGCACAACGGCGACAAGACCGGTATTGCCGTGTCCATTGCCTGCGACTGCGGGGCGTGGGACTGGGTACCCGGGGGCGACTGCCTCGCCGAACACATGGTGATGCGATCCGGCGGCGGCTTCATTGCTGCCATCATGAATACCCGTTACGGGTGGGGCGCCACCGACCAGGGCGGCAATTACGTGTTCGGCCCGTCCGAGCGACTCGATACGACGTTCTACGCCGGGGTTCTGGAATACAACAAGCCGCACATCGGCCAGTCGCTCGCCCGAGCGAAGGCCTGCTGGGCGCCGTACGCCGACTCGCTCTACCAGTACGACATGCAGCGTTACAACATCTATGACCTGAACCTCATCGGCGACCCGGAGACGCCGCTCTGGACCGCGGAGCCCACGCCCCTCACTGTGTCGCATGCCCAGGTCATCAACATCGGCAACAACATTCCCTTCCCGGTCACGGTCACGGCTTCAGGCTCGGCGGTGGAATCGGCTCTGGTGTACTGCCGCAAAAGCACGGAGGTGGATGTCAAGGGCTACACCAACGCCAGCGGACAGGTGACGCTGTACGTGTCGCCTCAGACTCCCGGGCAGATGTTCGTGACCGTGAACGCTCACAACCACTACATCTACCAGGATACTGTGACGGTAATCTCCAGCACGCGCTACGTGTCCTACCTGCGTTCGAGCGTTTCTGACCCAACGCCCGGCGGCAACAACGACTCCATCCTCAACCCGGGCGAGACGGTCAAGATACCGACCTGGGTCAAGAACTGGGGACAGCAGACCGCGAACTCGGTCACCGGCAAGCTCAGGACTTTCAACCCGAACGCCCAGATCACCGATTCGGTCAAGACGTTCGGCAATATCCCCGCGGGTGAGTCGGTCTCCACCGGCTCGAACGGTTACGGTCTGCACGTGAGTTCCGGCCTCGCCAACGGCTATGCTGTCGTCTGCTCGCTCTACTGCACGGATACGCTTCACTCGACCTGGGTTTCGACCGTGACCCTCACCGTCGGCACTCCGGTACTGTCCGAGCGGGCGGTCACCGTGGCTGACACGGCGCACGGCGACAACCACAACGGCCGGCTCGACCCGAACGAGACCGCCGACCTGATAGTCAGCGTCGCCAACAGCGGCCTCGGCCATGGGTACAACTGCCACGCAACACTGCGGTCGGGTGATTCGCGGCTCACGGTGCTCGATTCTACGGGGACCTGGGGCTATGTCCGCAGAGGCGACAGCGCCAGCGACAACGCTGACCGTTTCACCGTCCACGCCGACAAGTCAATTCTCCCGGAGACACCGGTGACCTGCACGCTCCATTACTACGCGGACGGCGGCTACACCAGGACCGAGCCCTTCACGATAGTCGTGGGCCAGACGCTCATGACCGACCCGGTCCCGGACGGCCCGCGTACGCCCATAGCCTACTACGCCTACGACGAGTGCGATACCGGGTACGCCGAGCACCCGACCTACAACTGGGTCGAAGTGAGCGGAGTCGGGACGCGGATGAGCTTCGTGCAGAATGACACCGTGAACCTGTTCAGCCTTCCTGCTGCCTTCGGGCCGTTCAAGTTCTACGGGCAGCGCTACACCCAGCTCGGTATCTCAGCCGACGGCTGGATTGCCTGCGGCAACTACATCGACGGCAACTTCACCAATGAGCAGTTGCCCAGTAGTTCGGCTCCGAGGGCCGCCATGTTTCTGAACTGGGACGACCTGGATCCGGCGACCGACGGCTCCGGTTACGTCTACACCTATCACGACACCGCCAATCATCAGCTCATCATCGAGTATGACTCGGTCGCATACTATGGTACGAGCACCGTCGACAAGTTCGAAGTCATCCTCTACGACACGACGAGAGCTACCTCCAGCGGCGACAATGCCTTCCTCGTTCAATACCAGACCGACAATGGCGGATACGCGAGCTCAACCCTGGGAATCCAGGACCAGACCCAGGCCATCGGTATTCAGAACCTGTACAACGGGACCTACCACAAGGCCTGCGAGCCGATTGCCGCAGGCAGGGCGATCTTGTACACGA